The following DNA comes from Acetomicrobium sp. S15 = DSM 107314.
AGAACGACATTTAAAGCCGCATCGCCCAGCGGCGTGACGCTGGGCGATAAGCCTGGGGCATCTTGTGCGCTTTCCATACGGCTCACCAGAAGCTGAGGGAAGGATTTGTTGACATTTATGCGTCCCCTGAAGCCAGCACTCTCCGCATTGGCTAAATTGTTAGCCACCACATCCAGCGCCTTCTCTTGAACCAGCATTGCTGATGCGCCGGTATATATGCCTCTGTACATAAATAATTCCCCCTCAACCGCGTCTACTTCCCCTTTTGAAGGCCGACATCACGGCTCCCGATCTCTTGAGGTTGTCCAACTCTTCTAAAGCCTTGCCGGTCCCCAGGACCACACACTCGACGGGGTGTTCCGCCACGTATGTGGAAATATGAGTGTGCTCAAAAATCAGCTCTGGCAATCCTTTGAGCAACGATCCTCCGCCGGCCAAAACGATCCCTCTGTCAATAATATCGGCAGATAGTTCCGCAGGGGTTAGTTCTAAGACGTGCCGAATCCCCTTGATTATGGAGAGCACGGAGTCCTCGATTGCCTCCATCACGTCGTCACTCGTCACCTCAACTTGTTTGGGTAGGCCTTGGACTATATCTCTTCCCTTCACGTTCATCCGCATGACTTCGCCGCTTCTATAGCATGTGCCTATCGTAGTTTTTATAGCCTCCGCGGTCTGTGCCCCTATTTCCAAATTGAACTTCTTGCGCACCATCCTGACGATATCCTCATCAAATTCGTCTCCCGCTATGCGCAGCGCTTCAGCCACTACGATACCCCCCAAAGAGATGACTGCTATGTCGGTAGTGCCGCCACCGATGTCAACCACCATGTTGCCCCTCGGTTCGCCCACGTCCAAGCCTGCCCCAATCGCAGATGCCATAGATTCCTCAATGAGGTAGGCTTCCTTTGCGCCTACCTCGATAGCCGCCTCCAAGACGGCCAGCCTCTCCACTCCTGTTGCGCCAGACGGGACTGAAATCATTACGCGGTGTCGAAAGAGTCGGCTCAAACCCGGCGTTATTTTTTTAACAAAATATCGTAACATCGCTTCCGTAATTGTATAATCAGCTATCACACCATCACGTAGTGGACGCACAGCTACCACGT
Coding sequences within:
- the mreB gene encoding rod shape-determining protein codes for the protein MWSMDIGIDLGTATVLVFVKGKGVVLNEPSVVAVDQNTNKILAVGAEAKRMLGRTPGHVVAVRPLRDGVIADYTITEAMLRYFVKKITPGLSRLFRHRVMISVPSGATGVERLAVLEAAIEVGAKEAYLIEESMASAIGAGLDVGEPRGNMVVDIGGGTTDIAVISLGGIVVAEALRIAGDEFDEDIVRMVRKKFNLEIGAQTAEAIKTTIGTCYRSGEVMRMNVKGRDIVQGLPKQVEVTSDDVMEAIEDSVLSIIKGIRHVLELTPAELSADIIDRGIVLAGGGSLLKGLPELIFEHTHISTYVAEHPVECVVLGTGKALEELDNLKRSGAVMSAFKRGSRRG